From the genome of Yersinia enterocolitica, one region includes:
- a CDS encoding 23S rRNA (uridine(2552)-2'-O)-methyltransferase RlmE (Specifically methylates the uridine in position 2552 of 23S rRNA in the fully assembled 50S ribosomal subunit), protein MSNKKRSASSSRWLQEHFSDKYVIQAQKKGLRSRAWFKLDEIQQNDKLFKPGMTVVDLGAAPGGWSQYAVTQIGGKGRVIACDLLPMDPIVGVDFLQGDFRDELVLKALLERVGDKKVQVVMCDMAPNMSGTPAVDIPKSMYLVELALDMCRDVLAPGGSFLVKVFQGDGFDEYLREIRSLFTKVKIRKPDASRARSREVYIVATGRKL, encoded by the coding sequence ATGTCTAATAAAAAGCGTTCGGCTAGCTCTAGTCGCTGGTTACAAGAACACTTTAGCGATAAATATGTAATTCAGGCACAGAAAAAGGGGCTACGCTCTCGCGCCTGGTTTAAACTTGATGAAATACAACAGAACGATAAACTTTTTAAACCCGGTATGACAGTAGTCGATTTAGGCGCTGCACCCGGCGGTTGGTCCCAATATGCAGTAACCCAAATAGGCGGTAAAGGGCGGGTCATCGCATGTGATCTTCTACCAATGGATCCTATCGTTGGTGTCGATTTCCTTCAGGGCGATTTTCGTGATGAACTAGTCCTGAAAGCTTTACTTGAGCGTGTTGGGGATAAAAAAGTTCAGGTGGTCATGTGTGATATGGCCCCGAATATGAGTGGTACTCCGGCAGTCGATATACCTAAATCAATGTATCTGGTTGAATTAGCTTTAGATATGTGTCGTGATGTACTTGCGCCAGGCGGAAGTTTCCTGGTGAAGGTGTTTCAGGGAGATGGCTTTGATGAATACCTACGGGAAATTCGCTCCCTGTTTACGAAAGTTAAGATTCGTAAGCCAGACGCTTCTCGTGCGCGATCGCGTGAAGTGTACATTGTAGCGACAGGGCGGAAACTGTAG
- a CDS encoding ribosome assembly RNA-binding protein YhbY, with the protein MNLNNKQKQHLKSLAHPLKPVVMLGNNGLTEGVLAEIEQTLEHHELIKVKITAEERETKALIADAIVRETGAVNVQIIGNILVLYRPAKERKIILPR; encoded by the coding sequence ATGAATCTGAATAACAAACAAAAACAGCACCTGAAAAGCCTGGCCCATCCATTAAAGCCAGTAGTCATGCTGGGCAATAACGGGTTAACCGAAGGGGTGCTGGCTGAAATCGAACAAACGCTGGAACATCATGAACTTATTAAGGTGAAGATCACTGCTGAAGAGCGTGAAACCAAAGCCCTAATTGCTGATGCCATCGTGCGTGAGACCGGTGCCGTTAACGTCCAAATCATCGGTAATATTTTAGTGCTCTATCGCCCAGCGAAAGAGCGGAAAATTATTTTACCGCGTTAA
- a CDS encoding transcription elongation factor GreA: MKQIPMTVNGAEKLREELDFLKGVRRPKIIADIATAREHGDLKENAEYHAAREQQGFCEGRIQEIEAKLSNAQVIDITRMPNNGRVIFGATVRVLNVDSEEEQQYRIVGDDEADFKQNLISVNSPIARGLIGKEVDDVVVIRTPGGEVEYEILSVDYV; the protein is encoded by the coding sequence ATGAAACAGATTCCGATGACGGTAAATGGCGCAGAGAAACTGCGTGAAGAGCTGGATTTTTTAAAAGGCGTTCGTCGCCCTAAAATTATTGCTGATATCGCCACTGCCCGCGAACACGGTGACTTGAAAGAAAATGCGGAATATCATGCAGCCCGCGAGCAACAAGGGTTCTGTGAAGGCCGGATTCAAGAAATAGAAGCAAAACTCTCTAATGCGCAGGTGATTGATATCACCAGAATGCCTAATAATGGCCGCGTTATTTTTGGTGCCACGGTTCGTGTATTAAATGTGGATAGCGAAGAAGAGCAGCAATACCGGATTGTGGGTGATGATGAAGCGGATTTTAAACAAAATCTTATTTCGGTTAACTCACCTATCGCTCGTGGCCTGATTGGTAAGGAAGTTGATGACGTCGTTGTTATTCGAACTCCAGGCGGCGAAGTAGAATATGAAATTCTTAGCGTGGATTATGTGTAA
- a CDS encoding serine-type D-Ala-D-Ala carboxypeptidase (penicillin binding protein 4; penicillin sensitive; catalyzes the formation of D-alanine from D-alanyl-D-alanine; one of four, DD-carboxypeptidase low-molecular weight penicillin-binding proteins that remove terminal D-alanine from pentapeptide side chains), translated as MHFSRIVSGLACAIAINISISNANAAQVENYTQYLPDGANLALVVQKIGATTPAIDYHAQQMALPASTQKVLTALAALLQLGPDFRFNTTLESHGPITDGVLRGNLIARFDGDPTLTRQQLRNMVATLRKAGVKQVAGDLIIDTSVFASHDKAPGWPWNDMTQCFSAPPAAAIVDRNCFSVSLYSAPNPGDMAFIRVASYYPVQMFSEVRTLAKGSPDAQYCELDVVPGELNRFTLTGCLTQRSEPLPLAFAVQNGASYAGAILKDELKKADIQIDGSLRRQTTPNAAGTVLAQAQSAPLHDLLKIMLKKSDNMIADTVFRTIGHQRFGVPGTWRAGADAVRQVLRQKAGVDLGNSIVVDGSGLSRHNLISPATMMQALQYIAQHDQELNFISMLPLSGYDGTLRYRGGLHEAGVDGKVSAKTGALQGVYNLAGFITTASGQRMAFVQFLSGYAVPPEDQKNRRAPLVRFESRLYKDIYQNN; from the coding sequence ATGCATTTTTCACGAATTGTCAGTGGATTGGCCTGTGCTATTGCGATCAATATCAGCATATCTAACGCCAATGCGGCTCAGGTCGAAAATTACACACAGTATCTGCCTGATGGGGCAAATCTTGCGTTAGTAGTACAAAAAATCGGGGCTACGACTCCAGCAATAGACTATCACGCTCAGCAGATGGCCTTACCCGCCAGTACGCAAAAAGTCCTGACCGCATTGGCCGCTTTGCTACAGCTTGGACCTGATTTTCGCTTCAATACCACACTAGAAAGTCACGGCCCGATCACCGACGGTGTGTTGCGCGGCAATTTAATTGCACGTTTTGACGGTGACCCCACTTTAACACGCCAGCAGTTGCGTAATATGGTGGCTACGCTAAGAAAAGCCGGTGTAAAACAAGTTGCAGGTGATTTGATCATTGATACGTCGGTTTTTGCCAGCCACGACAAAGCACCCGGTTGGCCGTGGAACGATATGACACAATGTTTTAGTGCCCCACCTGCGGCGGCCATTGTCGATCGTAACTGTTTTTCAGTCTCACTATACAGCGCGCCTAATCCGGGCGACATGGCATTTATCCGAGTTGCATCCTATTATCCGGTGCAGATGTTCAGTGAAGTACGTACTTTAGCTAAAGGTTCACCAGATGCGCAATATTGCGAGTTAGATGTCGTTCCAGGCGAATTAAACCGATTCACGCTTACCGGATGCCTGACACAACGCAGTGAACCGCTGCCTCTGGCCTTTGCAGTACAAAATGGTGCCAGCTATGCCGGTGCCATCTTGAAAGATGAACTAAAAAAAGCGGATATTCAGATTGACGGCAGCCTACGTCGGCAGACGACCCCCAATGCCGCTGGCACCGTGCTAGCCCAAGCACAGTCAGCACCGTTACATGACTTACTGAAAATCATGTTGAAAAAGTCTGACAACATGATTGCCGATACCGTGTTCAGGACCATTGGTCATCAGCGATTTGGTGTACCGGGCACATGGCGCGCTGGTGCCGATGCGGTACGTCAGGTTCTGCGCCAGAAGGCCGGTGTGGATCTGGGGAACAGTATTGTCGTGGATGGGTCGGGTTTGTCACGTCATAATCTCATTTCGCCGGCAACCATGATGCAAGCTTTGCAATATATAGCTCAACATGATCAAGAACTTAATTTTATCTCAATGCTGCCATTATCGGGCTATGACGGTACATTACGTTATCGTGGTGGCCTGCATGAAGCGGGTGTTGATGGCAAAGTTTCGGCCAAAACCGGGGCACTACAAGGCGTATACAATCTGGCCGGATTTATTACTACCGCCAGTGGGCAGCGCATGGCATTTGTCCAATTCTTGTCGGGTTACGCCGTACCACCTGAAGATCAAAAAAATCGTCGGGCACCTTTGGTTCGCTTCGAAAGCCGCCTGTATAAAGACATCTATCAGAATAATTAA
- a CDS encoding two-component system response regulator BasR, producing the protein MKLLIVEDDELLQRGIAMALTNQGYACDCAGTAAEAHSLLHTSQYSMVILDLGLPDQDGAVLLRQWRRQHVTLPVLILTARDALEDRVDGLDAGADDYLIKPFALAELLARVRALIRRYQGQSDNLVQQDDLSLNLSTQQVCLQDQPLEITPKEFAILSRLIMRAGQTVNRELLQQDLYTWNDDLGSNTLEVHIHNLRRKLGKDRIRTVRGIGYRLEAQS; encoded by the coding sequence ATGAAACTACTGATTGTTGAAGATGATGAACTGCTGCAACGCGGGATAGCTATGGCCCTGACCAATCAGGGCTATGCCTGTGACTGTGCCGGTACCGCAGCCGAAGCGCACAGTTTATTACACACCAGTCAGTACAGCATGGTAATCCTCGATCTCGGCCTGCCGGATCAAGATGGTGCCGTGTTGTTGCGTCAATGGCGGCGCCAGCATGTCACCTTACCGGTACTTATCCTCACCGCCCGTGATGCACTGGAAGATCGGGTTGACGGGCTGGATGCCGGTGCTGACGATTACCTTATCAAACCTTTCGCGTTAGCCGAGTTACTGGCACGCGTTCGCGCATTGATTCGTCGTTATCAGGGGCAAAGTGACAATTTGGTGCAACAAGATGACCTGAGCCTTAACTTATCAACACAGCAAGTCTGTTTGCAGGATCAGCCGCTGGAAATCACACCCAAAGAGTTTGCGATCCTCTCGCGCTTAATTATGCGGGCCGGCCAAACCGTTAACCGTGAGTTATTACAGCAGGATCTGTATACCTGGAATGATGATCTCGGCTCCAACACGCTAGAAGTGCATATCCATAATCTTCGCCGCAAATTAGGCAAAGATCGTATTCGTACCGTAAGGGGTATTGGCTATCGTCTGGAGGCACAATCATGA
- a CDS encoding two-component system sensor histidine kinase BasS produces the protein MISMRRRLILMLALILLVTQLISAFWLWHESQEQISFLVDETLSAQARNERVDTEIAEAIASLLAPSLIMMAITLLLSFWAISWIIRPLDQLQKKLAERSADNLTPVIVKSDMQEIVSVTSTLNQLLFRLSNTIAQERLFTADAAHELRTPLAGIRLHLELMEQQGITESKSLISRIDLLMHTIEQLLTLSRAGQNFASGLYQSLDWTENVVQPLQDELQEMCDLRQQTIQWEFPPYAKTEGDATLLRLMLRNLVENAHRYSPVGSQISVKLVTENLGAILQVMDEGPGIKPEQAGELTQAFRRMDQRYGGSGLGLNIVIRIVQLHQGRLTLENRPDRSGLQAQCWIPAVTHGTALPPFS, from the coding sequence ATGATCAGTATGCGACGCCGTCTGATTTTAATGCTGGCGTTAATATTATTGGTTACCCAGTTGATTAGTGCCTTTTGGTTATGGCATGAAAGTCAGGAACAAATCAGCTTCCTGGTTGATGAAACCCTTAGCGCACAAGCGCGTAATGAGCGGGTTGATACGGAAATAGCGGAAGCCATTGCATCACTGCTTGCGCCGTCGCTCATCATGATGGCCATCACCCTTTTGCTCTCTTTCTGGGCGATCAGTTGGATTATTCGTCCACTTGATCAATTGCAAAAAAAGCTGGCTGAACGTTCAGCCGATAATCTCACCCCAGTGATTGTTAAGAGCGATATGCAAGAAATCGTCTCTGTAACATCGACACTTAACCAGTTGTTATTCCGGCTCTCTAATACTATTGCGCAAGAACGCCTGTTCACTGCCGATGCCGCACATGAGTTACGCACACCTCTGGCCGGGATTCGTCTGCACCTTGAGTTGATGGAACAACAAGGGATCACTGAAAGTAAATCATTGATTAGTCGCATCGACTTATTGATGCATACTATTGAACAGTTACTGACACTATCCAGAGCAGGCCAAAATTTTGCTAGTGGCCTATATCAATCTCTTGATTGGACTGAAAATGTGGTGCAGCCACTGCAAGATGAATTACAGGAAATGTGTGATCTTCGGCAACAAACTATCCAGTGGGAATTCCCGCCTTATGCCAAGACAGAAGGTGACGCCACGCTGCTGCGCCTGATGTTGCGAAATCTAGTTGAAAATGCCCATCGTTATAGCCCGGTTGGTAGCCAGATTTCAGTCAAACTCGTTACTGAAAACTTGGGTGCCATTCTGCAAGTGATGGATGAAGGGCCGGGAATAAAACCAGAACAGGCGGGTGAATTGACTCAAGCGTTTCGTCGTATGGATCAACGCTATGGCGGCAGTGGGTTAGGGCTAAATATCGTGATCCGTATTGTGCAACTGCACCAAGGCAGGTTAACACTGGAGAACCGCCCAGACCGTTCAGGACTGCAGGCGCAATGCTGGATACCTGCCGTCACCCATGGCACGGCGTTACCTCCATTTAGCTAG
- the obgE gene encoding Obg family GTPase CgtA (ObgE; essential GTPase; exhibits high exchange rate for GTP/GDP; associates with 50S ribosomal subunit; involved in regulation of chromosomal replication) translates to MKFVDEATILVVAGDGGNGCVSFRREKYIPNGGPDGGDGGDGGDIYLLADENLNTLIDYRFVKSFRAERGQNGQSRDCTGKRGKDITIKVPVGTRVLDQGTGEIVGDMTRHGQVLMVAKGGFHGLGNTRFKSSVNRAPRQKTMGTEGETRELMLELLLLADVGMLGLPNAGKSTFIRAVSAAKPKVADYPFTTLIPSLGVVRMDHEQSFVVADIPGLIEGASDGAGLGIRFLKHLERCRVLLHLVDLAPIDESDPIENAKVIVNELQQYSENLAEKPRWLVFNKIDLIGTEEAEVRAKAIVEALGWEDKYYMISAANRDNVNALCWDVMKFLNTQPKAMAIAESAPEKVEFMWDDYHREQLAEVEAAAVEEDDDDWDEEDDDGVEFIYER, encoded by the coding sequence ATGAAGTTTGTTGATGAAGCTACGATTTTGGTTGTAGCCGGTGACGGTGGTAACGGTTGTGTCAGCTTCCGCCGCGAAAAATATATCCCTAATGGTGGCCCTGATGGTGGTGATGGTGGTGATGGCGGCGATATTTACCTGCTGGCCGATGAAAACCTTAACACGCTGATTGATTACCGTTTTGTGAAGTCTTTCCGTGCTGAACGTGGGCAGAATGGCCAGAGCCGTGACTGTACCGGCAAACGTGGTAAAGATATCACCATTAAAGTCCCGGTTGGTACCCGCGTACTGGATCAGGGAACGGGTGAGATTGTGGGTGATATGACCCGCCATGGTCAGGTTCTGATGGTCGCGAAAGGGGGGTTCCATGGGTTAGGGAACACTCGATTCAAATCATCGGTAAACCGTGCGCCACGCCAGAAAACCATGGGTACTGAAGGCGAAACACGTGAATTGATGCTTGAGTTGTTGCTGCTGGCTGATGTGGGGATGTTAGGTTTGCCAAACGCGGGTAAATCCACCTTTATTCGTGCGGTCTCTGCGGCTAAACCAAAAGTAGCCGATTATCCATTTACGACATTGATCCCAAGTCTGGGTGTTGTACGAATGGATCATGAGCAGAGCTTTGTGGTTGCCGATATTCCCGGTTTGATCGAAGGCGCATCAGACGGTGCTGGTCTGGGTATTCGCTTCCTGAAGCATCTGGAACGTTGTCGTGTACTGTTGCACTTGGTTGATCTGGCTCCGATCGATGAATCAGATCCGATTGAGAATGCCAAAGTCATCGTTAATGAGTTACAGCAATACAGCGAAAATCTTGCAGAGAAGCCACGCTGGCTTGTTTTCAATAAGATTGACCTGATAGGTACAGAAGAAGCTGAGGTTCGCGCTAAAGCCATTGTAGAAGCGCTGGGATGGGAAGATAAGTACTACATGATTTCCGCAGCAAATCGCGACAATGTAAACGCGCTGTGCTGGGATGTCATGAAATTCCTCAACACCCAACCTAAAGCTATGGCCATTGCAGAAAGTGCACCAGAAAAAGTTGAATTCATGTGGGATGATTATCACCGTGAACAACTGGCTGAAGTGGAAGCGGCAGCGGTAGAAGAAGATGACGACGATTGGGATGAGGAAGATGATGACGGCGTAGAGTTTATCTACGAACGTTAA
- a CDS encoding EamA family transporter has protein sequence MDTKQQAGLGIFLALTTAVFWGALPIAMKQVLEVMEPFTIVWYRFTMAAIGLGIILASRRQLPSLKLFRQRRWLVLLIVATCGLLGNFIFFSSSLQYLSPTASQVIGQLSPVGMMVASVLILKERMRITQVIGAGMLICGLLLFFNTSLHEIFTRLTDYTLGVALGVCAAVVWVSYGVAQKVLLRRMASQQILLLLYTLCAIALFPMAKPAVIFQLNGWQFACLLFCGVNTLVGYGALAEAMARWQAAQVSALVTLTPLFTLFFSILLALAWPEMFAAPSLNLVGYAGAFVVVAGAMFSAIGHRWWPRRTEINLVAPQKQRPGE, from the coding sequence ATGGATACGAAGCAGCAGGCTGGTTTAGGTATTTTTTTGGCACTAACCACTGCCGTATTCTGGGGTGCCTTGCCGATCGCAATGAAGCAAGTGCTTGAGGTGATGGAGCCTTTTACCATTGTTTGGTATCGCTTCACGATGGCGGCTATCGGCTTGGGGATTATTCTGGCTTCGCGTCGTCAGCTACCCTCGCTTAAACTTTTTCGCCAACGTCGCTGGCTGGTATTACTGATAGTTGCGACGTGTGGCCTACTGGGGAATTTCATCTTCTTCAGTTCATCATTACAATATCTAAGTCCGACGGCATCCCAGGTTATCGGGCAATTATCACCAGTCGGTATGATGGTTGCCAGTGTGCTGATTTTAAAAGAGCGGATGCGCATTACCCAGGTTATTGGTGCGGGTATGCTGATTTGTGGCTTGTTGTTATTTTTTAATACCAGTCTGCATGAAATCTTTACCCGTTTGACTGATTATACGCTTGGCGTGGCATTGGGAGTCTGTGCAGCGGTTGTTTGGGTCAGCTATGGTGTCGCCCAGAAGGTGCTATTAAGGCGTATGGCATCGCAACAAATTCTATTATTGTTGTACACTTTATGTGCAATTGCATTATTCCCAATGGCGAAACCAGCCGTTATTTTTCAGCTAAATGGGTGGCAGTTTGCCTGTTTACTATTTTGTGGGGTTAATACCCTAGTGGGTTACGGTGCTTTGGCTGAGGCCATGGCGCGCTGGCAGGCAGCTCAGGTAAGCGCACTTGTCACATTGACACCGTTGTTTACCTTGTTTTTTTCAATTCTATTGGCGCTGGCCTGGCCAGAAATGTTTGCCGCACCGTCCCTCAATCTTGTGGGATACGCAGGCGCATTCGTGGTAGTGGCCGGCGCAATGTTTTCCGCAATTGGACATCGTTGGTGGCCACGTCGGACAGAAATAAACCTGGTTGCTCCGCAAAAGCAGCGGCCCGGTGAATGA
- the rpmA gene encoding 50S ribosomal protein L27, with translation MAHKKAGGSTRNGRDSESKRLGVKRFGGEAVLAGSIIVRQRGTKFHAGTNVGCGKDHTLFALADGKVKFEVKGPKNRKFISIEAV, from the coding sequence ATGGCACATAAAAAGGCTGGTGGCTCGACTCGTAACGGTCGTGACTCCGAAAGTAAACGTCTTGGCGTAAAACGTTTTGGCGGCGAAGCAGTTCTGGCAGGCAGCATCATCGTTCGTCAACGTGGAACTAAGTTCCATGCAGGCACCAACGTAGGTTGCGGTAAAGACCATACTCTGTTTGCTTTGGCTGACGGTAAAGTCAAGTTCGAAGTTAAAGGCCCGAAAAACCGTAAATTTATCAGCATCGAAGCTGTATAA
- the rplU gene encoding 50S ribosomal protein L21: MYAVFQSGGKQHRVSEGQTIRLEKLDIATGETVEFDQVLMIANGEEINIGAPLVDGGKIKAEVIAHGRGEKIKIVKFRRRKHYRKQQGHRQWFTDVKITGISA; encoded by the coding sequence ATGTACGCGGTTTTCCAAAGTGGTGGTAAACAACACCGAGTAAGCGAAGGTCAAACCATTCGCCTGGAAAAGCTGGACATCGCAACTGGTGAAACTGTTGAGTTTGACCAAGTTCTGATGATTGCTAACGGTGAAGAAATCAATATCGGCGCTCCTTTAGTCGATGGTGGCAAGATCAAGGCTGAAGTAATTGCTCACGGTCGTGGCGAGAAGATTAAGATTGTTAAATTCCGTCGTCGTAAGCATTACCGTAAGCAGCAAGGTCATCGTCAGTGGTTCACTGATGTTAAAATCACCGGTATCAGCGCTTAA